Genomic segment of Thermanaerothrix sp.:
TGAAGGCCCTGAAGGAGCTTACCGCCAAGGACGACGCCGGCGCCATAAGGCGGGGCATTGAGGAGCTCACCCAGGCGCTTCACGGCATATCCCACAAGATATATTCGGCTTCCGGCGGCGCCCAGAACCCCACGGACGCCTCCGGTGCGGACCATGGCAGCGGCTCCGTGGACGCGGACTTCAAGGACGCCGGAAGGGCTTAAGGAGGGTGGTGGCCGGTGGCTGCTCCGGGAAAGAAGGATTATTACGATATACTGGGAGTATCCCGGGAGGCCACGTCGGAGGAGATAAAGAAGGCCTACCGTAAGCTTGCCCGCAAGTACCATCCGGATGCGAATCCGAACGACAAGGATGCGGAGGCCCGATTCAAGGAGATCAACGAGGCTTACGAGGTCTTGGGCGATCCTGCCAAACGGGCCCAGTACGATCAGTTCGGGTACGTGGGCGACGCTCCCCCCGGGGGTAACCCCTTTGAGGGATTTGGCGGGTTTGGCGGCGATCCCTTTGGGGATCTCTTCGGCGATCTTTTCGAGAACTTCTTCGGCGGCATGGGAGGGCGCCCCGGCAGGGCCCCCTCCGGTCCCCGAAGGGGAGCCGACGTGGAGACGGTTTTGCAGATCACCTTGGAAGAGGCCTTCCGAGGTTCCTCAAAGGAGCTCACCATACCCCGTTGGGAGACCTGCGCCAGGTGCGGCGGCTCCGGGGCGGAGCCCGGCACTAAACCGGAGACCTGCCTCAACTGCGGAGGCCGCGGCCAGGTGGAGCAGTCCATGAGAACCCCCTTCGGCCAGTTTGTGCAGGTAAACACCTGTCCTAGGTGCTCCGGAAGGGGCAAGGTAATAGGTAGCCCCTGCAAGGAGTGTAAGGGCCATGGCAGAGTGCGGGTTCCGCACCGGGTTGAGGTTAAGATCCCCAAGGGGGTGGAGACCGGAACCAGGCTTAGGATCCCCGGCGAAGGGGAGGCGGGAATTAACGGCGGGCCTCCGGGAGATCTCTTCCTGATAGTGGAGGTAATCCCCCATCCGGTGTTTGAGAGGCATGGGGCGGATCTCAGGGTTAAGGTGGACGTGGCGTTCCCCCAGGCGGCCCTGGGCAGCGAGGTCCCCTTGGAGACCTTTGAGGGAACCGAA
This window contains:
- the dnaJ gene encoding molecular chaperone DnaJ, whose translation is MAAPGKKDYYDILGVSREATSEEIKKAYRKLARKYHPDANPNDKDAEARFKEINEAYEVLGDPAKRAQYDQFGYVGDAPPGGNPFEGFGGFGGDPFGDLFGDLFENFFGGMGGRPGRAPSGPRRGADVETVLQITLEEAFRGSSKELTIPRWETCARCGGSGAEPGTKPETCLNCGGRGQVEQSMRTPFGQFVQVNTCPRCSGRGKVIGSPCKECKGHGRVRVPHRVEVKIPKGVETGTRLRIPGEGEAGINGGPPGDLFLIVEVIPHPVFERHGADLRVKVDVAFPQAALGSEVPLETFEGTERIEIPPGTQPGSVLKIRGKGMPRMGGGRGDLLVQVRVVVPKNLTERQRALLQALA